A genomic window from Cloacibacillus evryensis DSM 19522 includes:
- a CDS encoding mechanosensitive ion channel family protein, with translation MNINLEGLPAMLEKVTFASLLPALLYLMGGLLIVKIVMGALTKALERSGIEKTLHKFVLTLIKLTLYFIVFMTVAGALGIQITSFVAILSVAGLAISLSLQGVLSNLSSGVMLLSVKPFKVGDYVEVGGVGGTVREIGFIHTKVSTVDNKIIYIPNSEVSSSKIVNYTNEDKRRVDFVFSAGYDCPVETVKLAIREAIEKFPQVFAEPAPFVRVGAYKDSVIEYTVRLWCKTDDYWNLYYDIMEAVPESYAKHGVEMSYPHLNVHMVNDQDN, from the coding sequence ATGAACATCAATCTCGAAGGACTACCGGCGATGCTTGAAAAGGTAACGTTCGCCTCGCTGCTGCCCGCCCTGCTCTATCTCATGGGCGGACTTCTCATCGTAAAGATAGTTATGGGCGCGCTGACAAAGGCGCTTGAAAGATCGGGCATAGAAAAGACCCTCCACAAATTCGTCCTCACGCTGATAAAGCTTACCCTCTACTTTATCGTCTTTATGACCGTGGCGGGGGCGCTCGGGATACAGATAACGTCTTTCGTCGCCATCCTGAGCGTCGCCGGATTGGCCATCTCCCTCTCGCTGCAGGGCGTCCTCTCAAACCTATCCAGCGGCGTCATGCTCCTCTCCGTCAAGCCCTTCAAGGTCGGAGACTACGTCGAAGTGGGCGGCGTCGGCGGCACCGTGCGGGAGATCGGATTTATCCACACCAAGGTCTCGACTGTCGATAATAAAATAATCTACATCCCCAACAGCGAGGTATCTTCCTCAAAGATCGTGAACTACACCAACGAGGATAAGCGCCGCGTCGACTTCGTGTTCTCCGCGGGCTACGACTGCCCGGTCGAAACGGTCAAGCTCGCGATAAGAGAGGCGATAGAAAAATTTCCGCAGGTCTTCGCCGAACCGGCTCCCTTCGTGCGCGTCGGCGCCTACAAAGACTCCGTCATCGAATACACCGTGCGCCTCTGGTGCAAAACCGACGACTACTGGAACCTCTATTACGATATAATGGAGGCGGTGCCGGAGTCGTACGCCAAACACGGCGTCGAAATGAGCTATCCGCACCTCAACGTGCATATGGTCAATGATCAAGATAATTAA
- a CDS encoding glutamate decarboxylase, which yields MSLYQKEYEHREIDPTFGSAAMASLLPKNAFPEAEMKAQDAYQAVHNELVLDGNASQNLATFCQTWLDEETHKLMDECIDKNMIDKDEYPQTAELEARCVRMLGNLWNSPEEANTIGTSTTGSSEAAMLGGLAALWRWRKKRKAQGKPTDKPNIVTGAVQICWDKFARYWDIEHRQIPMKPGKYCMTPEEVGKYVDENTICVVPTLGLTFTLQYEPVKQVAEALDKLQKETGLDIPIHVDGASGGFIAPFIHRDLVWDFRIERVKSINASGHKFGLSPLGVGWVMWREVSDLPEELIFYVNYLGGNMPTFALNFSRPAGQIVSQYYNFIRLGREGYSKIQQECAETGQFLAGEIMKFGIFEMVYDGDGGVPGCTWKFRDDVKPGFSLYDLADKLRSRGWQVPAYSLPADAQNVVVQRILVRKGFNIDMASLLIEDMKRALAYFKTHPVAKPLTEAETGNFKHS from the coding sequence ATGTCACTTTACCAGAAGGAATACGAACACAGAGAGATCGACCCGACATTCGGCTCGGCGGCCATGGCCAGCCTGCTGCCGAAAAACGCGTTCCCCGAGGCGGAGATGAAGGCGCAGGACGCGTATCAGGCGGTCCACAACGAGCTCGTCCTCGACGGCAACGCCTCGCAGAACCTTGCCACATTCTGCCAGACCTGGCTCGATGAAGAGACGCATAAGCTGATGGACGAGTGTATCGACAAGAATATGATCGATAAAGACGAATACCCGCAGACGGCGGAGCTCGAGGCGCGCTGCGTCCGTATGCTCGGCAACCTGTGGAATTCGCCGGAGGAGGCCAACACCATCGGCACCTCGACCACCGGTTCGTCGGAAGCGGCGATGCTCGGCGGCCTCGCGGCCCTCTGGCGCTGGCGCAAAAAGCGCAAGGCCCAGGGCAAACCTACAGACAAGCCGAACATCGTCACCGGCGCGGTACAGATCTGCTGGGACAAGTTCGCCCGCTACTGGGATATCGAACACCGCCAGATCCCGATGAAGCCCGGCAAATACTGCATGACTCCGGAAGAGGTCGGCAAGTATGTCGACGAAAACACCATCTGCGTCGTCCCCACGCTTGGACTGACCTTCACGCTGCAGTACGAACCGGTCAAGCAGGTGGCGGAGGCGCTCGACAAACTCCAGAAGGAGACGGGGCTTGACATCCCCATCCACGTCGACGGCGCCAGCGGCGGATTCATCGCCCCCTTCATCCACCGTGACCTTGTATGGGACTTCCGCATCGAGCGTGTAAAATCTATCAACGCCTCCGGTCACAAGTTCGGGCTGTCCCCCCTCGGTGTGGGCTGGGTAATGTGGAGAGAGGTCTCCGATCTTCCCGAAGAGCTCATATTCTATGTCAACTACCTCGGCGGCAATATGCCGACCTTCGCGCTGAACTTCTCCCGCCCCGCGGGACAGATCGTCAGCCAATACTACAATTTCATCCGCCTGGGCAGAGAGGGCTATTCAAAGATCCAGCAGGAATGCGCCGAGACCGGCCAGTTCCTCGCGGGCGAGATCATGAAGTTCGGCATCTTCGAGATGGTATACGACGGAGACGGCGGCGTTCCCGGCTGTACATGGAAGTTCCGCGACGATGTGAAGCCCGGCTTCTCGCTCTATGACCTCGCCGACAAACTGCGCTCAAGAGGCTGGCAGGTTCCCGCCTACTCGCTTCCCGCGGACGCGCAGAATGTCGTCGTCCAGCGCATACTTGTCAGGAAGGGGTTCAACATCGATATGGCCTCCCTCCTCATCGAAGATATGAAGAGAGCGCTCGCGTACTTCAAGACGCATCCCGTCGCGAAGCCCCTCACGGAAGCGGAGACGGGAAACTTCAAACATTCATAA
- the gadC gene encoding putative glutamine/gamma-aminobutyrate antiporter GadC has product MSAENKPASGSKRGTIGVFTLAMMNVAAIVSLRGLPAEAEYGLSSVFYYIFAAVFFLIPVALAAAEMATAWPQKGGVFRWVGEAFGGRLGFVAIFLQWMQNTIWFPTVLTFAAVSVAYIGTNPGADSALAANKMYTLAIVLVFYWGSTLMNFRGMSLSGAISKWGTLIGTVIPAAILIVLGILYYVTGHPIYMSLHAGDLIPDLGNFSNLSLAVSIFLFYAGMEVSAVHVNEVENPEKNYPLAILISAGITVAIFVFGTLAIGFVIPQKDINLTQSLLVAYRNLFQAFGLEWLSPVVAICLALGVFAGVNTWIAGPSKGILAVGKAGYLPLILQKTNKHGVQVNILYFQSAIVTVLSVIFVLLPSVQAAYQILSALTVTMYLIMYMLMFGAFIKLRLKEPNTPRPFKVPGGELGMWLVGGVGLIGAFAAFIVGFIPPGQIPVGSPTEWVGLLIVGNLLAVGVPLLIYHSRKESWKTAEGADSFEPFSWQKKPDAPAQTKNK; this is encoded by the coding sequence ATGAGTGCTGAAAATAAACCGGCATCCGGTTCAAAACGCGGAACGATCGGCGTCTTTACACTGGCTATGATGAACGTCGCCGCGATAGTCAGCCTGCGCGGCCTGCCGGCGGAGGCGGAATATGGCCTTTCGTCGGTGTTTTACTATATATTCGCGGCCGTATTCTTCCTGATCCCCGTGGCGCTCGCCGCGGCGGAAATGGCGACCGCATGGCCGCAGAAGGGCGGCGTATTCAGGTGGGTCGGGGAGGCATTCGGCGGAAGGCTCGGCTTTGTCGCTATTTTCCTCCAGTGGATGCAGAACACGATATGGTTCCCGACAGTCCTGACCTTCGCCGCCGTTTCCGTGGCGTATATAGGAACGAACCCCGGCGCGGACTCCGCCCTCGCGGCGAACAAGATGTACACCCTGGCGATAGTCCTCGTCTTTTACTGGGGCTCGACGCTGATGAACTTCAGAGGGATGTCGCTCTCGGGCGCGATAAGCAAATGGGGCACTCTCATCGGCACCGTCATCCCGGCGGCGATCCTCATCGTCCTCGGCATCCTCTATTACGTTACGGGGCATCCGATCTACATGTCGCTGCATGCCGGCGACCTCATCCCCGACCTGGGGAACTTCAGCAACCTCTCGCTCGCGGTGAGTATATTCCTCTTCTACGCGGGAATGGAGGTCTCGGCGGTCCACGTCAACGAAGTAGAGAACCCGGAGAAGAATTACCCGCTCGCCATTCTCATCTCGGCGGGCATCACGGTGGCTATCTTCGTCTTTGGAACATTGGCGATCGGTTTCGTCATCCCGCAGAAGGACATCAACCTTACACAGAGCCTGCTTGTCGCCTACCGCAACCTCTTCCAGGCCTTCGGCCTCGAATGGCTTTCGCCGGTCGTCGCGATCTGCCTCGCCCTCGGAGTCTTCGCGGGAGTCAACACATGGATCGCGGGACCGAGCAAAGGTATCCTCGCCGTAGGTAAGGCCGGATATCTGCCGCTCATCCTCCAGAAGACAAATAAGCATGGAGTACAGGTCAACATCCTCTATTTCCAGTCGGCGATCGTAACGGTCCTTTCCGTCATCTTCGTGCTGCTGCCCTCGGTGCAGGCGGCCTACCAGATACTCTCCGCCCTTACAGTCACCATGTATCTCATCATGTACATGCTGATGTTCGGGGCGTTTATCAAGCTGCGCCTCAAAGAGCCTAACACGCCGCGCCCCTTCAAGGTGCCGGGCGGAGAGCTGGGAATGTGGCTTGTGGGCGGAGTGGGACTCATCGGCGCCTTCGCGGCATTCATCGTCGGTTTCATACCGCCCGGACAGATACCGGTCGGCAGCCCAACGGAATGGGTCGGACTGCTCATCGTCGGCAACCTCCTCGCGGTCGGCGTGCCTCTCCTGATCTACCACTCCCGCAAAGAGAGCTGGAAGACGGCTGAAGGAGCGGATTCTTTCGAGCCTTTCAGCTGGCAAAAAAAGCCTGACGCCCCCGCGCAAACGAAGAACAAATAA